In a genomic window of Dehalococcoidia bacterium:
- a CDS encoding NIPSNAP family protein, translating to MIYELRIYECFSGRLENLNSRFRNHTLKLFEKHGMKNIGYWVADVGPSNNTLTYLLAYESHESRIESWNNFRNDPEWAKVVEESHKDGLIVKNVENQLLNPTDYSPLK from the coding sequence ATGATTTATGAACTTAGAATATACGAATGCTTTTCAGGTAGGCTTGAGAACTTAAATTCTAGATTTAGAAACCATACTCTCAAATTATTTGAAAAACATGGTATGAAAAATATAGGATACTGGGTTGCAGATGTAGGTCCAAGTAACAACACTTTGACTTATCTTTTGGCTTATGAAAGTCATGAATCAAGGATTGAATCATGGAATAATTTCAGAAATGATCCTGAGTGGGCAAAAGTAGTTGAAGAGTCTCACAAAGATGGACTTATTGTTAAGAATGTGGAGAACCAATTACTAAATCCAACAGATTACTCTCCTCTAAAGTAG
- the prfB gene encoding peptide chain release factor 2, protein MFDLEKLKSEVIELEKKSSDQDLWKDSNFAKKFLQNLKHKKDSLSQFMNLENSSLEIIELCDISLELNDESSGESIIESINQLKNLYNKISLKLKMKGEFDQRNAILGIKQGAGGVDSQDWAEILLRMYKRWCEINDFTMEIIHISPGEEAGIKSVVVKIEGDYAYGLLSAEKGTHRLVRISPFDTGNRRHTSFSLVEIMPELESEEEVNIDSKDIRIDVFKAGGAGGQSVQKNSTAVRITHLSSGITVSVQNERSQLLNKELAMKILQSRLKELELKKQREIESKIKGEHISADFGSQIRSYVMHPYKMVKDHRTDLEISDIDGVLDGNIDEFIEAFLLKNID, encoded by the coding sequence ATGTTTGACCTAGAAAAACTAAAATCTGAAGTAATAGAATTAGAAAAAAAATCGTCTGACCAAGATCTTTGGAAAGATAGTAATTTCGCCAAAAAATTTTTGCAAAATCTTAAACATAAGAAAGATTCTCTAAGCCAATTTATGAATTTAGAAAACTCTTCTTTGGAGATAATAGAATTATGTGATATTTCACTTGAACTTAATGATGAAAGTTCTGGAGAATCAATAATTGAATCAATAAATCAACTTAAAAATTTATATAACAAGATTTCTCTAAAACTAAAAATGAAAGGAGAATTTGATCAAAGAAATGCTATCTTGGGAATAAAGCAAGGTGCAGGAGGGGTAGATTCTCAAGATTGGGCAGAAATTTTATTAAGAATGTACAAAAGATGGTGCGAAATTAATGATTTTACTATGGAAATTATACATATTTCACCTGGAGAAGAAGCAGGAATAAAGTCTGTTGTAGTAAAAATTGAAGGAGATTATGCTTACGGCTTACTTTCAGCAGAAAAAGGTACTCATAGATTAGTTAGGATATCACCCTTTGATACAGGTAATAGAAGGCATACATCTTTCTCTTTAGTAGAAATAATGCCAGAATTAGAATCTGAAGAGGAAGTAAATATTGATTCTAAGGATATAAGAATAGATGTTTTCAAAGCAGGAGGAGCAGGAGGTCAGAGTGTTCAAAAAAATTCTACTGCGGTTAGAATTACTCATCTTTCTTCGGGAATTACAGTTTCAGTCCAAAATGAAAGGTCACAGTTACTAAATAAAGAACTAGCTATGAAAATATTGCAGTCTAGACTGAAAGAGCTTGAGCTAAAAAAACAAAGAGAAATAGAATCAAAAATTAAAGGAGAGCATATCTCTGCAGACTTTGGATCGCAAATAAGATCATATGTGATGCATCCCTATAAAATGGTAAAAGATCACAGGACTGATTTAGAAATAAGCGATATTGATGGGGTACTAGATGGTAATATTGATGAATTTATAGAAGCATTTTTGTTAAAAAATATAGATTAA